A single window of Watersipora subatra chromosome 9, tzWatSuba1.1, whole genome shotgun sequence DNA harbors:
- the LOC137404723 gene encoding pre-intermoult gene 1 protein-like — MSPDLGYSPDSDTDGDSERNVSSGSESDDDTSASTMDISRSDELSDSSTANSKPTIKTKELVAQQSNNKQPANTRSQLQQSTKLANELVTDKESAAKSETGSNPTTTNEQISKEYGLRRKPKQK, encoded by the coding sequence ATGAGTCCAGATCTTGGTTACTCACCTGATAGCGACACTGATGGAGATTCGGAAAGAAACGTTAGCAGTGGTTCCGAGTCGGATGATGATACTAGCGCATCAACCATGGACATTAGCCGAAGTGATGAACTAAGCGATAGCTCTACGGCAAATAGCAAACCTACAATTAAAACGAAAGAGTTAGTAGCTCAACaatcaaacaacaaacaacctgCAAACACAAGAAGTCAGCTGCAACAGTCGACAAAACTCGCAAACGAATTGGTGACAGATAAAGAGTCTGCCGCAAAGTCCGAAACAGGCAGCAACCCTACCACCACTAACGAGCAAATATCAAAAGAATATGGCCTGCGGAGGAAGCCAAAGCAAAAATAA